One genomic region from Salvia hispanica cultivar TCC Black 2014 chromosome 2, UniMelb_Shisp_WGS_1.0, whole genome shotgun sequence encodes:
- the LOC125204643 gene encoding uncharacterized protein LOC125204643, translating into MSNANSSAEDVAADAVGKRYERLLALRTKAVKGKGAWYWAHFDPILITNPDTNHPKSVKLKCTLCDAAFSASNPSRTASEHLKRGACPNFSLPPLASPSSQRKRASDSSLDVSPINMFDSSRLMGFMPHQTRELQGLRILSGGRDDLRPLAMLEESVKRLKSPKASPAYALSKEQADAAFDLLADWFFEVCGSVTFSSLEHPKFTAFLKQVGLPEVSRRELLCSRLDSKFEEARRVSEARLRDAAFFQVASDGWKSQICSEGDKRLVKFMVNLPNGTRVFHKVVYSNGGVVPSQHAEEVLWETVGDICGGNAHRCVGIVADRYKGKALKSLELQNNWMVNLSCQIQGFCSLIKDFTRELPLFGRVTEKCMKIANLINSRPQVRNSFLKYRLQGVEVPAFITVPTPKCDISKNSGLFIAMLEGVLTCSQILHLVVLDDTFKVACLEDLAAAEVAGVVQDVGFWNEVEAAHSLIKLIMSMAEEVEAERPLVGQCLPLWEEMRSKIKEWCTKYNVVEGPVERIVERRFKKNYQPAWSAAFILDPQYLVRDASGKYLPPFKCLTHEQEKDVEQFVTRLVAGEEAHIALMELMKWRSEGLDPLYAQAVQLKQQDPVTGKMKIANPQSSRLVWETCLKEFKSLSKVAVRLLFLQATSSGIKCDWSFTRLLGGASRLGSEKVQKLIFVAAHAKLERQHFSSVEENDAELLRSVNGEDEMLNEVLAHTSSI; encoded by the coding sequence ATGTCTAATGCAAACTCATCTGCTGAAGATGTGGCGGCGGACGCCGTGGGCAAGCGGTATGAGAGGCTACTGGCTCTCCGTACAAAGGCGGTGAAAGGGAAAGGAGCATGGTACTGGGCTCATTTCGATCCTATCTTGATCACAAACCCCGACACCAACCACCCAAAATCAGTAAAGCTGAAGTGCACCCTCTGCGATGCTGCATTCTCTGCGTCAAACCCATCAAGAACTGCTTCCGAGCATCTCAAGCGAGGAGCTTGCCCCAATTTTAGCTTACCCCCTCTTGCCTCGCCCTCGTCGCAGCGCAAGCGGGCCTCTGACTCTTCCTTGGACGTGTCTCCAATAAACATGTTTGATTCGTCTCGATTAATGGGCTTTATGCCTCACCAAACTAGGGAACTGCAAGGCCTGAGGATTTTGTCTGGTGGTAGAGATGATTTAAGGCCATTGGCAATGCTGGAGGAGAGTGTGAAGAGGCTCAAGAGCCCCAAGGCCTCACCAGCTTATGCATTGAGTAAAGAGCAAGCTGATGCAGCCTTTGATCTCTTAGCTGATTGGTTCTTCGAGGTCTGTGGATCGGTGACATTTTCGAGCCTCGAACATCCCAAGTTCACGGCTTTTCTTAAACAAGTCGGCTTACCTGAGGTGTCAAGAAGGGAGCTTCTATGCTCGAGGCTCGATTCCAAGTTCGAGGAGGCTAGAAGGGTGTCCGAAGCAAGACTCCGGGATGCAGCTTTCTTTCAGGTTGCTTCTGATGGATGGAAGAGCCAAATTTGCAGTGAAGGGGACAAGCGTCTGGTCAAATTTATGGTTAACCTTCCTAATGGAACCAGAGTCTTCCACAAGGTGGTCTACTCGAACGGTGGAGTAGTGCCATCGCAGCATGCGGAGGAGGTCTTGTGGGAGACCGTTGGAGATATTTGTGGTGGCAATGCACATAGATGTGTAGGCATCGTTGCAGATAGGTATAAAGGGAAAGCATTGAAAAGCTTAGAACTCCAGAATAATTGGATGGTTAATTTATCTTGTCAGATTCAGGGATTCTGTAGTTTGATCAAGGACTTCACTCGAGAGCTTCCACTATTTGGGAGAGTAACCGAAAAGTGTATGAAAATCGCAAATTTGATTAACTCTCGACCGCAGGTTAGGAATTCTTTCCTCAAGTATAGGTTGCAAGGGGTTGAAGTTCCTGCCTTTATTACAGTCCCCACTCCTAAATGTGATATTTCTAAGAATTCAGGTCTTTTTATTGCCATGTTGGAAGGTGTCCTAACATGCTCACAAATTCTTCATTTAGTTGTGTTGGATGACACATTTAAAGTTGCTTGCTTAGAGGATCTTGCTGCTGCAGAAGTGGCTGGTGTTGTTCAGGATGTTGGATTTTGGAATGAAGTAGAGGCTGCTCATTCATTGATAAAGTTGATAATGTCGATGGCCGAAGAGGTTGAGGCAGAGAGGCCTTTAGTTGGGCAATGCCTTCCTCTTTGGGAGGAGATGAGGTCTAAAATCAAGGAGTGGTGCACCAAATATAATGTTGTAGAGGGGCCTGTTGAGAGGATAGTCGAGAGGCGGTTTAAGAAAAACTACCAGCCTGCATGGTCAGCTGCCTTCATTCTTGATCCGCAGTATTTGGTTAGGGATGCCAGTGGGAAGTACCTCCCCCCTTTCAAGTGCTTGACGCACGAGCAAGAGAAGGACGTTGAACAATTCGTTACCCGTCTCGTTGCAGGGGAGGAGGCTCATATCGCGCTAATGGAGCTTATGAAGTGGAGATCAGAAGGTTTGGACCCACTGTATGCTCAGGCAGTTCAGCTGAAGCAGCAGGATCCTGTTACCGGGAAGATGAAGATTGCTAATCCACAGAGTAGTAGGCTTGTGTGGGAAACTTGTCTTAAAGAATTTAAATCACTTAGTAAAGTTGCAGTGAGGCTTCTTTTCCTTCAGGCAACCTCAAGTGGGATTAAGTGTGATTGGTCATTCACAAGATTGTTAGGAGGGGCCTCAAGATTAGGGTCTGAGAAGGTACAGAAGCTCATTTTCGTCGCAGCTCATGCGAAACTTGAGAGACAGCACTTCTCCAGTGTAGAGGAGAATGATGCAGAGCTTCTTAGAAGCGTGAATGGCGAGGATGAAATGCTTAATGAGGTTCTTGCTCATACGTCATcaatataa
- the LOC125204475 gene encoding 40S ribosomal protein S13-like — translation MGRMHSRGKGISASALPYKRSPPTWLKISSQDVEENICKFAKKGLTPSQIGVILRDSHGIAQVKSVTGSKILRILKAHALAPEIPEDLYHLIKKAVAIRKHLERNRKDKDSKFRLILVESRIHRLARYYKKTKKLPPVWKYESTTASTLVA, via the exons ATGGGTCGTATGCATAGCAGAGG taaGGGTATATCTGCTTCAGCCCTACCTTACAAGAGATCTCCTCCTACATGGCTCAAAATCTCATCTCAAGAT GTTGAGGAAAATATTTGCAAATTCGCTAAGAAGGGATTGACACCATCACAAATCGGTGTGATTCTTCGTGATTCCCACGGTATTGCTCAGGTGAAGAGCGTTACTGGCAGCAAAATCCTTCGGATTCTCAAGGCTCATG CGCTTGCGCCTGAGATTCCTGAAGATCTTTACCACTTGATCAAGAAGGCAGTCGCCATCAGGAAGCATTTGGAGAGGAACAGGAAGGATAAGGATTCAAAGTTCAGGCTGATTCTGGTGGAGAGCAGGATTCACCGCTTGGCCCGTTACTACAAGAAGACCAAGAAGCTTCCACCTGTGTGGAAATA CGAGTCCACCACTGCCAGCACCCTAGTAGCTTAG
- the LOC125204450 gene encoding 40S ribosomal protein S20-2: protein MAFATMKPTKPGLEEPLEQIHKIRITLSSKNVKNLEKVCADLVRGAKDKRLRVKGPVRMPTKVLKITTRKSPCGEGTNTFDRFELRVHKRVIDLFSSPDVVKQITSITIEPGVEVEVTIADS from the exons ATGGCGTTCGCAACAATGAAGCCCACAAAGCCGGGGTTGGAGGAGCCCCTAGAGCAGATTCACAAGATCCGCATCACTCTATCCTccaaaaatgtcaaaaatcTCGAGAAAG TTTGTGCTGACCTTGTACGTGGTGCCAAGGACAAAAGGCTGAGGGTCAAAGGACCAGTCAGAATGCCTACCAAGGTTCTCAAAATCACCACCAGGAAGTCTCCTTGCGGTGAAG GAACAAACACATTCGATAGGTTTGAGCTGCGTGTGCACAAGCGAGTGATTGATCTTTTCAGCTCACCAGATGTTGTGAAGCAGATTACTTCAATCACCATTGAACCTGGTGTAGAGGTCGAAGTTACCATTGCTGACTCATAG
- the LOC125204004 gene encoding protein EXORDIUM-like 3, protein MSHLAPLILTLTLFFAAPVLCWRPWPNSTDSLYGGSKKYEGSSEFVHLKYHMGPVLTANITVYPIWYGTWKSSQKRIIRDFIDSISAGDAKSPSVAGWWKTVRLYTDQTDNNISRTVHVGEQKNDRFYSHGKSLTRLSVQSVIKSAVSASTRPLPINPKSGVYLLLTSDDVYVQDFCNNVCGFHYFTFPSIVGYTLPYAWVGNSAKLCPGVCAYPFAVPDYIPGLKAVKSPNGDVGVDGMISVIAHEIAELSTNPLINAWYAGQDPVFPVEIADLCEGIYGTGGGGSYTGQMLNGRDGATYNMNGIRRRFLVQWVWNHVFNYCTGPNALDQ, encoded by the coding sequence ATGTCCCACCTAGCGCCGCTCATTCTCACCCTCACCCTCTTCTTCGCCGCGCCCGTCCTATGCTGGCGGCCGTGGCCCAATTCCACCGATTCGCTCTACGGCGGCTCAAAAAAATACGAAGGCTCCTCGGAATTCGTCCACCTGAAGTACCACATGGGCCCCGTCCTCACCGCCAACATCACCGTCTACCCAATCTGGTACGGCACTTGGAAAAGCTCACAGAAGCGGATAATCCGCGACTTCATCGACTCCATCTCCGCCGGCGACGCCAAATCCCCGTCCGTCGCCGGGTGGTGGAAAACCGTGCGCCTCTACACCGATCAAACAGACAACAACATTTCCCGGACCGTCCACGTGGGCGAGCAGAAAAACGACCGCTTCTACTCCCACGGCAAGTCCCTCACGCGCCTCTCCGTCCAGTCCGTGATAAAATCCGCCGTCTCCGCCTCAACCCGCCCGCTCCCGATTAACCCCAAGAGCGGGGTCTACCTCCTGCTGACGTCAGACGACGTCTACGTTCAGGACTTCTGCAACAACGTCTGCGGTTTCCACTACTTCACCTTCCCTTCCATCGTCGGCTACACGCTGCCGTACGCCTGGGTGGGGAACTCGGCCAAGCTCTGCCCCGGCGTCTGCGCCTACCCCTTCGCCGTACCGGATTATATCCCGGGTTTGAAGGCCGTTAAGTCGCCTAACGGTGACGTCGGGGTGGACGGGATGATAAGCGTGATTGCGCACGAGATAGCGGAGCTGTCCACGAATCCGTTAATTAACGCCTGGTATGCGGGTCAGGACCCGGTTTTCCCGGTCGAGATAGCGGATTTGTGCGAGGGCATTTACGGGACTGGAGGAGGCGGGTCCTACACGGGCCAGATGTTGAACGGCAGGGATGGCGCCACGTATAACATGAACGGAATCCGACGCCGATTCTTGGTGCAGTGGGTTTGGAATCATGTCTTCAATTACTGCACAGGCCCTAATGCGCTCGATCAGTAA